GCGACTGGGCAGGCGGACATATCCGTTCCTTGTTATTGCTGGATCCCGGCCATCCCTTTGCCAATCAGGTCCTGGCCTCCATGCAGCTGGAGCGCAAGGAGTATACCCAGGCGGAAAACTCACTCCGGAAAAGCCTGGCCCGCTCAAAGGATCCATCCGTGATGAATGACCTCGCTTGGGTTCTGCAGGAGAAGGGCCAGTTGGATGAGGCTGAGCCGCTGATTCGTTCCGTATTGAAAACGAATGATAAAATGGGAGTCGGCTGGGACACACTCGGGATGATTCTGATGAAACGGGGCAAATGGGCCGACGCAGGCGAGGCGTTCCAGAAAGCACTGTCGCTGGAGCCGGAATCCACCTCCGTTCAGTTTCATATGGCGGTGCTGTATGATAAAAAAGGCGATTCTGGGAAGGCGGCGGAGCTGACGGAAAATCTGCTGGGGCACCCTGCGGGGTTGAGCCCGGCGGAACAGGATGAACTCCGGCAGATCAGTCGACGTGTCCGTCAGAAATAAGGCAGGAACAGGAACGAGGAGCAGACATGACCTATCAAGACGCAAAGCGGGTGTTGGAACAGTACGGGCAGGAGCATGTGTTGAAGTTCTGGGAGTGCTTGACGGCAACGCAGCAGGCCTCCTTATTGGGACAGATTGAAGCCCTGGATTTTAAAACCATCGCCCGCATTCAGGCGCTATTGAAGGCAGGAGGAGAATCGGCCGTGGCGACAGGTGCCGTGAAGCCTGCTCCCGTGGTATCGCTCGCGCCCAATCAGGTGGCGGCGCCCCGTGCGGTGGGCGAGGCGGCCTTGAAAGCCGGTCAGGTGGGGGTGATTCTGGTGGCGGGCGGGCAGGGGACCCGGCTGGGATACGATGGCCCGAAAGGCACCTACCGTCTGGCGCCAATCACGCAGGCGTCGTTGTTTGAGATCCATGCCCGTAAAATTCTCGCCCTGGAGCAGCATTATAAGGCCCGGATCCCCTTTTACATCATGACGAGTGAGGGGAATGATGCGGATACCCGCGCCTTTTTTGAATCGAACCGGTATTTCGGGTTAAGCGCGGAGCGGGTGAAGTTCTTTATCCAGGGGACACTCCCGGCGTTCCTGCCGGACGGCCGGATCATCCTGGAAGCGCCTGATAAACTGTTTGCCGCACCGGATGGGCATGGCGGCATCATGGCGGCGTTGGAGCGGCGGGGCATGCTGGCCGATATGAAGGCCCGCAAGCTGACCACGCTCTACTATTTCCAGGTGGATAACCCGCTGGTGGATATTGCCGATCCGGTGTTTGTCGGCTTGCATCTTCAGCGCAAAGCGGACATGTCCCTTAAGGTCTGCGCCAAACGCGACGCCGGTGAAGGCCTTGGGGTCACCGTGATCCGCGATGGCCGCTGTTCGGTGGTTGAATATATCGAGCTGACCGAGGAACAGAAAAATGCGCGGCAGTCCGACGGCGAACTGGTGCTGAAATTCGGCAGTGTGGCCATCCATATTTTCTCGTTGGATTTCCTGGTGCGCGAGACATCAGCCGGGCTGCCCTTGCACCAGGCGTTCAAGAAAGTGGCCTTCTGTGACGAGAAGGGGGTGACCATCAAGCCGGAGAAGCCGAATGCCTGCAAGTTCGAAAAGTTCATTTTTGATGCGCTTCCCGATGCGAAGGAATCGCTCATTCTGGAGTTTTTGAGACAGGATGAGTTTGCCCCTGTGAAAAATGCGGAAGGGAATGATTCCCCTGCATCCTCCCGGGCGGCCATGATTGAAAAGTTTGCAGGCTGGTTTGCCCGGTGCGGGGTCAAGGTGCCGCGTGATGCGGCAGGGCGGGTGGCGGTGAAGCTGGAGGTGGATCCGGTTTATGCCCATGATGCGGAAACGCTGGCGGCGCGGTTGCCGAAGGGATTTGAGATCAAGGGCGATGTGCTTTTGAAGTAACGGTCAGGACGAATGATGCTGCAACCTGTTTTGCTGATACTGATGACGATGATGCTTCTGGGAGGCCTGTTGTGGGTCGCCCAGGGCTTTCAGCTGTTGCGGTATGCCCGCGGTCAAATACAGGAGGCCTGGCTGGAATTACGGGAGGCCCTGCTGGAGCGGCGGGAGATGATCCCGTATATTGTCGCGGCAGTTCCGACCCGTGTTGCCTCGGTTCTGGATGTGCTGGGAAATGCCTGTGATCTGGCGGCGAATGTGGAAGGGGTCCCGGAGTGTTCGCAGGCGGAGGGCCGGCTATCAGCTGCGATCAGCCGGGTATTCGTCCAGCTTGATACCGGCGCTCCGGTCGATGAACTGGAGATGCTCTCGTCATTGCGTGACCGGGTCAAAGTCCAGGAGATGCGGATTGAGTTGCTGAAAGGGCTGTACAACCGGCAGGTTGAGTTGTTCAACGCGCTCCAGCGCCGGGGGGCTGGCCGGGTGTTGGCGTCAATGGGCGTGGTCAAGTTTGCGGAGTTGTTTTGAGTTATGAAACACTGGGAGTATACGGAGGGCATCCTGCCCTGGACCAAAACGTGTTTCGTTTGCGGGGAGGATAACCCGCATGGCTTGAAGGGGCGCTCCCGCGTGGAGGGGGAGCGGGTGGTGCTGACCCATGTGACCCGTCAGGCGGATCTGGGATATCGCCACCTGGTGCATGGGGGCATCTCGATGACCCTGTTGGATGAAGTGATGACCTGGGCCGCCATTCTGGCCTTTAAGCGCGCGTGTGTGGCCGCCGAACTGACCGTGCGATTGCAGCAGCCGATTCAGGCGGGGCAGTCCATCCGCGTGGAGGGGTGGATCGTCAGGGCGAAGTCACGCCTGGTGGAGACCGAAGGCCGGATTGTGGATGACCGGCAAACGGTGCTGGCGACGGCCGTCGGGAAATATATTCCCATGCCGGCCGGGGGATTACATATGTGTCTGAAAGATTTTGTCGAAAGCCCTGAGGCCATTCAATTGCCTTTTTTGCAGGGGAAAGAGGAGGGAACAATATGAGAAATAGAAGTTTAGTTTGGATGTCTATGGTGGCGATGGTAGCGGTGGGTGCGGCGGCGGAATCCAATTCCCCTGTACCCGTCGTGATTCTTCCTTCCGTTCCCGTAACCAATCCGGCCCCAGTCAGTCTGGTGGCCACGGCGGCGCCGGCTGTGGTTGCGGGGGTTCCGGCCATTGCTCCGGATCCTCAGGTGGGGAAAGTGTTGATGGGGATGGCGGCCTATTTGCAGTCGGCCAAATCATTCAAATGCACGGTGGCATTGCAGGTGAATACGGAGATGGAGGGGATGAAGCAGGAAATCTCCGCAGTCTATGAGCTCGCTGCCGAAAAACCCAATCGTCTGGCCTTGCGCTATGTCAAGGGGATGACCGGTAATACCGTCGTGTGCAATGGGAAAAAGCTGTATATTTATGCGTTGAGTCTGAACCGTTTTGAGGAACGGGAGGCCCCGAAACAGGTCGAACAGTTGGCCGAAGGGGTCGGTCCGATGGCCGGCAATATGCTGTTTGTCGACAACCTGCTGGTGAATGATATCTATGCGGCCATCATGGAGGGAGTGGGCTCTGCCACCTATGTCGGGAAAGAGCGGATCGAGGGGATGGACTGTGAGCATGTCAGGTTCGTGCAGGACCAGTTTGACTGGGATTTGTGGGTAACTTCCGGACCCAAGCCGGTGGTGGTGCAGGTGGTGAGTGATATGGCGAAAAGTTTTTCCGGGATGACCGGGGACATGGCACCGCCGAAAGGCATGAAAATGCTGGTGTTCAACCGGTTCTCCGGCTGGGTGGTGGATGGGATCCTTCCCGCTGACACCTTTGAGTTTGTTCCGCCCCCCGGAGCGCGCAAGGCGGAGTCACTGTTTGAGGGGGGCGAGGAGGAGGCAGCCGAGTTGCCGATGCCGCCTATGATGAAGGAAAAAAATGGCCCCAAAGCGGGCGAGAAGACGGAAAACAGGGAGTGATAGTCATGGCGGAACATGTTGATAATGAATTTGTGGAGCAGCGTAAGTCAAATATGGGAGCCTTGGCCGGCAAGGGGATTTCGCCCTTCGGGGGTGCGTTCAAACGGACCGGGCGGCTGGCTGAAGTCCGCGCGGGCTTCGAGGAGAACCGGCCGGTTTCATTGGCCGGCCGCATCACGACCTGGCGTGACATGGGGAAAAGCATTTTTGCCGATCTTCGTGACGGTTCCGATCGCTTTCAGATCTACGCCCAGAAAAACACCCTCGGCGACGAGGCCTTTGAGGCCTTCAAGCTACTTGACCTCGGTGATCATGTGGGGGTGGAAGGCACCCTGTTCACCACCCGGACCGGCGAGCCGACCCTGAAGATTGCGAAGTGGACCATGTTGTCCAAGGCCTTGCTGCCGTTGCCTGAAAAGTGGCATGGGTTGAAGGATACAGACCAGCGGTACCGTCAACGGTATCTGGATCTGATTGCGAATCCCGGGGTCCGTGACGTGTTCAACAAGCGGATTCAGATTGTCCGTGAAATCCGGAACCAGCTTTGTGCGCGTCAATTTCAGGAGGTGGAAACACCCATGATGCAGTCCCAGCCCGGCGGGGCCACGGCCCGGCCGTTCACCACTCACTATGAGGCCCTGGATTGCCGGATGTATCTGAGGATTGCCCCGGAATTGTATCTCAAGCGGTTGCTGGTGGGCGGCTTTGACAAGGTCTTTGAGCTGAATCGAAACTTCCGGAATGAAGGCCTGTCCCGGACCCACAATCCGGAGTTTACGATGATGGAGGTCTATGAGGCCTATTCCGATATGCGTGGCATGAAGGAACTGGTCGAGGAGCTCATTACAGAGGTTGCCCGGACGGTGATGGGCTCCCTGATGGTGGGGAGTGCCGAGTCGCCGATCGATCTTACACGGCCCTGGCGCGAGGTGGCGTACCGGGATCTGGTCATGGAGCGGATGGGTGCGGAGTGGTTCTCGCTGGACCGGCAGGCTATGCGGCTTAAGGCCGAAGCGCTTGCTTTGTATGTGGATCCGGCTTGGGGCACCGATGAGATCACCCAGGAAGTCTACTCCAAGTTGATCGAGAAAACGTTGCAGAACCCGACCTTTGTCACCCGCCTTCCGGTTGAGCTGGTGCCGCTGGCCAAACGGTGTGCGGATGATCCTTCGGTGGTGGATGTGTTTGAGCTGGTGATCGGGGGCAAGGAGATTGCGCCGGGGTACTCGGAGCTGAATGACCCGCTTGAACAGCGCCGGCGTTTCGAAGCGCAGGCCGGGGAAGATGCCCAGAAAGTGGATGAGGATTTCCTGGCGGCACTGGAGCATGGGATGCCTCCGGCCGGGGGAATGGGGATCGGGATTGACCGCCTGGTGATGACGCTCACCGGGAGTGAGGCGATTCGCGACGTGATCTTGTTCCCTCAGTTAAAACCGCGCGAAGATCTGAAATCTGAAATATGAGATTTGAAATCCGGATATGATGCCCTTTTCCCTATTTCTTGCGCTGAAGTACCTCAAGCCGAAGCGGACCTATTTCTCGGTGGTCACGATCATTTCGGTGCTGGGCGTGTTGCTCGGTGTTGCCGTTCTGATCATCGTCCTGTCGGTCATGACCGGGTTTGATGACATGTGGCGCGAGAAAATCCTCGGGTTTAACGCCCATCTGACGGTGACGGCCCCCGGGGGGGTGACGGAAGAAGAAGAGGTGATGAATCAGCTGGCGCGGCTGGAGGGCGTGGCGGGGGTGGCCCCCTCTACTGAAGGTCAGGTGGTGGTCCAGCATGGCCGGAATATTTATACCCCCTTTTTGCGGGGGATTGACCCGGCGCGGGAGGGGGCGGTCAGTCAGATCCCTGCGAGTGTGAAGCAGGGGATCTTTAGTGTGAAGGGGCAGGACGTGGTGATCGGGGCAGACCTGGCCCGGCGCATCGGGGTGGGGGTGGGTGATAAATTGCTGATCAATTCCCCCGCCAGTTTCGTGAACAAGGATGAGATTACCCTGCCCGAAGAGTTCCGTGTGTCCGGCATTTTCGAGATCGGTATGTGGGAGTATGATTCCGGGTTCATGTTTTGTTCAACCGGAAAGGCCCGGACGCTGTTCGGGTTCGAGAACGGGGTTGGCTCCATCCGGTTGATGGCCAAAGATCCCTATCGGATCCAGGAGGTCGCGCGACTCATTCGTGCCCAGTTGGGCGGCGAGTATTATATCACGACCTGGATGGAGCAGAATCGCCAGATCTTCAGCGCGCTCAGGGTCGAGAAAAACATGATGTTCTTTCTGCTGATCTTCATCACCATTGTCGCCGCCTTCGGGATCACCAACACCCTGATCACCGTGACGGTGCAGAAAACCCGTGAGATCGGCCTGCTCAAGGCGATCGGGTTTCCCTCGGGCAGCATTATGCGGATCTTCTTCTGGCAGGGATGGATCGAGGGTATGGTGGGAACCCTGTCCGGGGTGGGCACCGCCTTACTGGTGCTGCATTACCGCAATGATTTGCTCCGGTGGCTGTCAGATACCTTTCATCTGGAATTGTTCCCCAAGGAGTTGTACCGGCTGAGCGAGATCCCGTCGCGGACGGCACCGCTGGATGTTATTGTGGTGGCCGGGTCGGTGGTGGTGATCTGTACATTGGCGGGCCTGATTCCGGCGTGGCGTGCCGCCCGGCTGGATCCCGTGGAGGCCTTACGGCATGAATGACCCGTCCATCGTCAGAGCAGAGGCGGTTACCAAGACCTACCTGATGGGGGGGCGCCCCTTGACCGTGTTGAGAAACGTCTCGGTGGCGGTCTGTCCCGGGGAAACGGTGGCCATCATCGGCCCGAGCGGCGCAGGCAAAAGTACCTTGCTACATGCCTTGGGTGGATTGGATCAGCCGACGGAGGGGGCGATCTGGTTTAAGGGTCAGGAGCTGTACCGGCTGACGCCGCGGGAGCGGACCCTGATCCGTGCGCGTCATATCGGGTTTGTGTTTCAGTCCTACCATTTGCTGCCGGAACTGGATGTGTTGGAGAATGTCCTGCTGCCCACCATGGCGCTCTGGAGCAGGCGGCGTGCGAGTGCGGTGCACCGGCAGCGGGCCGAGTCATTGCTGGGGACGGTGGGATTGTCCGATCGGCTGGGGCATACGCCGCTGGAATTGTCGGGGGGCGAGCAACAGCGGGTGGCGCTGGCCCGGGCGCTGATGAATGAGCCGGAACTGGTGCTGGCCGATGAACCCACCGGGAACTTGGACAGCGTCACCGGTGAGGCGATTTTAAAATGTTTGTTTTCAATCACGAAGGAGCGGCGGCATACTCTGATCCTGGTGACCCATAATGATGACGTTGCGAAGCGGTGTGACCGGGTGATTCGCATGAAAGACGGATGTGTGGTGGATGTGAAGGAGGCGGGAGTACTATGACGATGAAACGCGGTGTTGCAGTAGTGGGGGGCGCGATCATGCTCGGCCTGATGATCCTGGCGGGGTGGTGGTATGCGATGCCGGCGTGTGCGGCTTCGAAGCCCATGGATCCGGACGTCCAGGCGGCGGAAGTGGCGAAATGTTTTGAAAAGGTGATGCCGCAGCTGCATTTGTCGCATCAGTCCCTGGATGAGGGGATTGCCACCAATGCCATGGCACTTTATCTGGCGATGCTGGATTATGACCGCACCTTTTTCCTGGCCTCCGACGTCGAGGCGTTCATGCATGAAGCGCCGCTACAGGTTGAACGCCTGCACCAGGGTGATGTCTCGCTGGCGTTCAGGATTTTTGAGCGGTTCAAGGAGCGGGTCCGTAACCGGGTCGAATATGCCGACCTGCTAATCGGCAAGGGGTTTGATTGCACCACGGAAGAAACCTTCACCTGGAAGCGCAAGGATGTCCCCTGGCCGGCGGATGAAGCGGCATGGGATGAGCTCTGGCGCAAAAAGGTCAAGAATGAGTATGTGGCGCGGTTGGTGGCCAAAGAGCTGGCCGAGAACGAGAAGACCAATGCCGTGACCCGGGCGGACGCGGCGGCGGCAAAGAGCGGGACGGCGTCCACGAACGGGACGGCGCTGGGACGTGCATCCGATGCCGATGCCCAGTTGAGCCCTGAGGTGTTTTTCCGGAAACGCTATAAGCAGTTTCTCATGGTGCTGGAGGACAGTGATGCGGAGTTTGTGTTGCAGCGGTACTTCACGTCGTTCGCCCAGGCGTATGATCCGCATTCCGAGTACATGACGCCCAGCTCCAGTGATGACTTTGAAATCGGGATGAAATTGTCGCTGGGCGGGATTGGCGCCTTGCTGCAGAGTGAGGATGGGGCGGCCAAGATCGAGAAAATCATCCCCGGCGGCCCAGCGGCCCGGGATGGCCGCCTCAAGCCGGGTGATAAAATCATCAGTGTCGCCCAGGACAAGGGCGAGAGTGTGGATATTCTGCACTGGCCCCTGTACAAGGCGGTGGGGATCATCCGGGGCAAGAAGGGAAGTAAAGTGACCCTGACCGTTATTCCGGCCTCCGACATTACCGGGGCCCGGACGTCCAAGATTACCCTGGTCCGTGATGAGGTGAAGCTGGAAGATCAGGAGGCCAAGGGTGAGACGCTTGCCGTCCTGGACGACAGCGGGTCGACCAATCAGGTGGGGGTGATCCGGTTGCCGGTATTTTACGCAGACATGAAGAACCGGATTAACGGCGGCAGTGAATTCAAGAGTTCGACCCGGGATGTGGCGCGTATCATTACTGATATGAAAGCCCGGAACGTGGATGGCATCATATTGGATCTGCGGAATAACGGTGGGGGTTCGCTGGCCGAGGCTGTGGAGATGACGGGGTTGTTCTTTACCTCCGGGCCGGTGGTTCAGGTACGGGAAAGCCGGGGGGTGCAGGTGCTTCAGGACCCGGACCCGGATGTCCTCTACCGTGGACCGCTGGTGGTGCTGGTGAACCGGCGAAGCGCTTCGGCTTCCGAAATTCTGGCGGCCGCACTGCAGGATTATGGGCGGGCCGTTATTGTGGGCGATTCGAAGACCCACGGGAAGGGAACGGTTCAGTCGTGGCAACCGCTGGATGAACGCAAATCCGCGCTCGGCTCGATCAAGGTGACCACTCATTCCTTTTACCGGGTGGCGGGGGGATCCACCCAGTTGAAGGGGGTGGTGCCGGATATCCACATTCCGTCCGTGTTGGATGTGTTGGATGTGGGGGAGGAGTTCTTGCCTCATGCGATTCCCTGGACCGTGATCAGCATGGCGCGCTACAGTCCGGTGACGGATCTTTCGACAGTGCTTCCCCAGCTGAGAGCGGCTTCAGAGGCGCGTCGTGCGAAGGATCCGCGTTTTGCGGCGCAGCATGAAGTGATTGAGCGCGTCAAGGCGCATCAGACGATCTCAGGGATTTCATTGAACCTGAAGGACCGGATTACGCTGGCCCGTGAAGAGAAGGTGCTGGACAAGGCTCAGGATGAGGCCATGGGGGAGAATGAGTCCGATGGGGACGGAACGCCGGCCGGGACACTGGAGAAGGATCTGGTACTGAAGGAGTCCACCAGAATACTGGCGGATATCATGCGTGTGTGGAAAGCAAAGGAGCATAATAATGAAAATCCCGTTTTGGAAAATGCATGGAGCTGGAAATGACTTTGTCCTCATCGATGACCGGAAGCTAACGGCCCCGGTCGCAGACCGGTTCTGGTTGTCATCGATCGGGCAGCGGCGGACCGGGGTGGGCTGTGAGGGCGTGATTTTGATTCAGCCCTCCACGAAAGCCGACTTCACGATGCGGTTTTTCAATCCCGATGGAAGTGAAGTGGATATGTGCGGCAATGGGGCGAGGTGCGTGGCCCGCCTGGCCTATGATCTCAAGGTGGCGCCGGCCACCATGAGATTCGAAACGGGCGCCGGGATTATCGCTGCCGAAATGGTGGGGGATCAGGTTCGCCTGGGGATGACCACGCCAAAGGAGTGGCGCCTGAATCAGATGCTTGAACTGGACGGGGTGAAACGTCCTTATGGCTTTGTGAATAGCGGGGTGCCCCATGTGGTCATGCCGCTGGAGGATTTGGACCGGGAAGATGTGGCCAAAACCGGAGCGTCCGTCCGGTATCACAAGGATTTTGCGCCCAAGGGGACTAATGCGAATTTTATCCACGTCACGGGCCCCTCTTCGTTGCGAGTCCGGACGTATGAGCGCGGGGTGGAGGCGGAAACCCTGGCCTGTGGGACCGGTATGGTTGCGTCTGGCTTGATTGCCGGGCGGATGGGATGGGTCAAGCCGCCCGTCAAGATCACCTGCGCGGGGGGGGATGTGCTGGAGGTGAATTTTGTCCTGACCGGGGATGGCGCCCAGGGTGTAACGTTGCTGGGGCCCGCCGTCTACGTGTTCACGGGAGAACTCGATGCGCCGTGAAAACCGCCACTTCCAATATGAAATCTAACATCAGCATCTTGGCCGTATTGGGCCTGTTGGCGTGCGCGGCGGGGTGTGTCAGTACGCCCGACAGTCGCATTAAAAAAGACCCCCGGTTGTTTGCGACCCTCGCTCCGGAAGTTCAGGCGAAGGTTAAAAAGGGTGAGGTCGCGATCGGGTTCAGCCGGGATATGGTCCGGCTGGCCCTCGGCCTGCCCCGGCAGGTGAATGTCCGGACTTCCGAAGTCGGTGAAACCGAAATCTGGACCTATGTGAATTCGCGCTATGTCAGCCGCTATGAGCCCTCGAATGCGGGGTATTGGTACCGGGATCGCGCCGGACGCCCTTATCACTCCTATGACACGATGTGGGTGAGCCGGAGCGGGTTTGAGGACTATCCCGTGCTGAAACTGGAATTTGTCGGCGACTCACTCAAGGTTATTGAGCGCCTGAAGCAGTAAAGGCGGGCCGCTCACCGGCCCCCGCCCTGATGGTTTCAACGCGCTGAAATTTTGAGAACAACCGTGCGGTTTTTCTGCTGGTTGGCTTCCGATGTGTTCGGGTAGGGGGGGTGGGTTTCACCCGCCGAGGATGTGGATACCATTGAAGCGGGGAGTCCGCACGAATCGATCAGATATCGGGCGGCCGCTTTCGCTCGCGCCAGGCCGATGGCCTGGTTATCCTTTCCGTTCCCCTTGGCTTTGGCGACATGCGTGGAGTCGGTGTGCCCCTCGACTTCGACCTTGAAGGGTTGGCCTTTGAGCGAGGCGGCGATGGTGTTGAGATCCTGTCGTGCCGTGCTCGAGAGTTCGGTGCCACGTGTGAAAATCCCGTAGTGGAAAACCACTTTCAGCTCCTTGGCGGATGACATAGTGTCCCAGTGACTTCCTGAAAGGGCCGGCCAGGCGACTGTTTTGCCGGGGGCGCGGCCGGCTGGCTTCGGACGAGGGGGAGTCGCGGGAGGCGTTGCTTCAATGGTCGGAACCTTGAGGAGGGGAGCGGGCGGCGGGGTCGGGTTGGCGGGGGGCTCCGGCATCAGGACAGGTGCAGGCGCGGGGGTAAGGCTGGCCGGCTCAAGAGGGGCGGTTACGTTCTCTACGGGGCGGGGGATCGGGGCCATCGCGGCTGGTGCAGGGAGGGACTCAGCCGTTGGGGCGGGGGGCGGCGAGGATTGGCCCGCTCCGATCAGGTAGGCAAAAAGGGTGGCGATGATTCCGGCAATGAGTGTTCCGATGAACAGGAGTTTTGGAACCCGTTTTTGAAAGACGTCATCGCGGGCGTCCTCGACCTCGTCAAGCATATGGCGGAGCTGGCTGAGTTTTTCCGTCCACTGCTTCTCGGCCTGCTCAAACCGCGCCTCGGTTTCGGTGCGCGCCTGATGGGCCTCGTTCAGGGCCGTCCGTGCTCCGGTCAGTTCGGCCTCAAGCGCGGCGCAACGGGTTTTAACCGCGCGGAGTTCCTGTTGGATCTGTGCGCGCACGGTTTCGGCCTGGCGCAATGCCTGGCTGGCGCGGTCCAGCTCCTGTCGTGCCAGCGTCTCCTGTTCGGTCGTAACGTCCTGGACGCGAGGGTCATCCGTAGCATCGGATGGGCTCACAATGGTTTCCAGAAGACGCTCTTCAGCGGTCGTTGTGACGGCCGGGGCGTGAACAAGAGGCGGATCGGGGTCAAAAGGG
This is a stretch of genomic DNA from bacterium. It encodes these proteins:
- a CDS encoding OmpA family protein; this encodes MKPIEPSPDGTPPLPFLTSAPEPADDVFEADPFFNPPDSPSPGTDELVSDEIPFDPDPPLVHAPAVTTTAEERLLETIVSPSDATDDPRVQDVTTEQETLARQELDRASQALRQAETVRAQIQQELRAVKTRCAALEAELTGARTALNEAHQARTETEARFEQAEKQWTEKLSQLRHMLDEVEDARDDVFQKRVPKLLFIGTLIAGIIATLFAYLIGAGQSSPPPAPTAESLPAPAAMAPIPRPVENVTAPLEPASLTPAPAPVLMPEPPANPTPPPAPLLKVPTIEATPPATPPRPKPAGRAPGKTVAWPALSGSHWDTMSSAKELKVVFHYGIFTRGTELSSTARQDLNTIAASLKGQPFKVEVEGHTDSTHVAKAKGNGKDNQAIGLARAKAAARYLIDSCGLPASMVSTSSAGETHPPYPNTSEANQQKNRTVVLKISAR